The following proteins are co-located in the Doryrhamphus excisus isolate RoL2022-K1 chromosome 15, RoL_Dexc_1.0, whole genome shotgun sequence genome:
- the mapk8ip3 gene encoding C-Jun-amino-terminal kinase-interacting protein 3 isoform X16, translating into MMELQIDEVVYQDDYGSGTVMSERVSGLANSIYREFERLIRSYDEEVVKELMPLVVNVLENLDAVLTENQEHEVELELLKEDNEQLITQYEREKALRKQAEEKFIEFEDALEAEKKDLQVQVEFLELQGKQLELKSKNYADQITRLEERESDMKKEYNALHQRHTEMIQTYVEHIERSKMQQTGSNSQSDGPGSGRTQRHTWRKSSKAERPPSLSLYPSGEGMVRGGLGGARMMPGKDIWQVGELGQSTFSSAYQEDGSESDSVAATPSSTGSKSNTPTSSVPSATVTPINEGFLPPSEFDVMRTGNRGRKSGKRLSRNMEVQVSQETRNVSIGMGSSDEWSEFQEIIDSTPELDMCVDPRVYGGGNSPSQGIVNEAFGINTDSLYHEIKDAKSDIIGDVDAGAELLGMGKEVENLLTENKQLLETKNALNIVKNDLIAKVDELSSEHEVLREELEAVRQSKNKVDARVKELEEELRRLRAEALGASRDSKDEGSDDFSSPIQDGDMTMTQRRRFTRVEMARVLMERNQYKERLMELQEAVRWTEMIRASRESPPIQEKKKSTIWQFFARLFSSSASPPPVKRPYYSVNIHYKSPSPAGFSQRRSHTMCQISTSNRTLEFFPEDDSALLARREQRREQYRQVREHMRRDDGIMQACGWSVPSRFKQAAGQTDSAQDSPLKRQQTTSEKEDNRMKNVPVPVYCRPLVEKDPNRKLWCAAGVDLTGWRAGSQESGPVKTATNGGDPLHADETESGRKSNHNSPEKRKSKELQETDTMSSRVWILTSTHSASKVVIIDANQPGSLVDQFNVCNAHVLCISSVPAASDSDYPAGEIVLDPGDGGAGGGEDSGSVEGMLAGITLVGCATNCSVARSNCSSRTDTPIMDKGQAPAAPPANGKIHPAQSAEEATEATEVSESTASHAELGAGPPGPFMEHVFTDPPPRPADGADRGTGQSKEETSAPPETEDGGDEAKNYTSMAPTMWLGAQNGWLYVHSAVGNWKKCLHSIKLKDSVLSLVHVKGRVLVALADGTLAIFHRSEDGQWDLSNYHLMDLGRPHHSIRCMAVVHDKVWCGYKNKIHVIQPKSMQIEKSFDAHPRRESQVRQLAWIGDGVWVSIRLDSTLRLYHAHTHQHLQDVDIEPYVSKMLGTGKLGFSFVRITALLIGGNRLWVGTGNGVIISIPLTETVVLHRGQLLGLRANKVSPTSSGGVIHVYGDDGSEKSNGSFIPYCSMAQAQLCFHGHRDAVKFFVSVPGNVLATLNGSVLDSPSEGQSSTAPQETEAQSVQNVLVLSGGEGYIDFRIGDGEDEETEEGESNGASQVKPTLCKAERSHIIVWQVSYVPE; encoded by the exons ATGATGGAGCTGCAGATAGACGAGGTGGTCTACCAGGACGACTACGGCTCCGGCACCGTGATGTCGGAGCGGGTGTCGGGCCTGGCCAACAGCATCTACAGGGAGTTCGAGAGGCTGATACGCAGCTACGACGAGGAGGTGGTGAAGGAGCTGATGCCGCTTGTGGTCAACGTCCTGGAGAACCTGGACGCCGTGCTGACGGAGAACCAGGAGCACGAAGTGGAACTGGAGCTCCTGAAGGAGGACAACGAGCAGCTCATCACCCAGTACGAGAGGGAGAAAGCGCTGCGCAAGCAGGCGGAGGAG AAATTCATCGAGTTTGAAGATGCCTTGGAAGCAGAGAAGAAGGACCTTCAGGTCCAGGTGGAGTTTCTGGAGCTGCAAGGGAAACAGCTGGAGCTCAAGTCAAAGAACTATGCTGACCAAA ttaCGCGGTTGGAGGAAAGGGAGTCGGACATGAAGAAAGAGTACAACGCTCTGCACCAGCGCCACACTGAG ATGATCCAGACATACGTTGAGCATATCGAGCGCTCCAAAATGCAGCAGACGGGAAGCAACAGCCAATCAGATGGCCCCGGCAGTGGACGAAC TCAACGTCACACATGGAGGAAAAG CAGCAAAGCGGAGCGCCCGCCATCGTTGAGCCTGTACCCCAGCGGCGAGGGCATGGTACGTGGGGGTCTCGGGGGGGCTAGGATGATGCCCGGGAAAGACATCTGGCAGGTCGGCGAGCTGGGCCAGTCCACCTTCAGCTCCGCCTATCAG GAGGACGGCTCGGAGTCCGACTCTGTGGCGGCGACTCCCAGCAGCACCGGAAGCAAGTCCAACACGCCCACCTCCTCCGTCCCCTCGGCCACCGTCACCCCCATCAACGAAGGCTTCCTCCCGCCCTCCGAGTTTGACGTGATGCGGACCGGGAACCGAGGCAGGAAAAGCGGCAAGCGACTCAGCCGGAATATGGAAGTCCAGGTGTCCCAGGAAACCAGGAACGTCAGCATCG GCATGGGAAGCAGCGACGAGTGGTCCGAGTTTCAGGAGATTATCGATTCCACGCCTGAGTTGGACATGTGCGTGGACCCGCGTGTGTACGGAGGAGGAAACAG ccCCTCCCAAGGCATAGTGAACGAGGCCTTCGGCATTAACACAGACTCCCTCTACCACGAGATCAAAGATGCCAAGTCTGATATCATTGGAGATGTGGATGCGGGTGCAGAGCTGCTTG GGATGGGGAAGGAGGTGGAGAATCTGCTGACGGAGAACAAACAGCTCCTGGAGACCAA AAACGCACTCAACATCGTGAAAAACGACCTCATTGCCAAAGTGGACGAGCTGTCCAGTGAGCATGAAGTGTTGCGGGAGGAACTGGAGGCCGTCAGGCAGTCCAAGAACAAGGTGGACGCCCGAGTCAAAGAGCTGGAAGAAGAACTCAGGAG GCTGAGAGCGGAAGCTCTCGGAGCTTCCCGGGACTCCAAGGATGAAGGAAGCGATGAT TTCTCGTCACCGATACAAGATGGAGACATGACCATGACACAGCGGCGGCGGTTCACCCGCGTGGAGATGGCGCGGGTGCTGATGGAGAGGAACCAGTACAAAGAGAGGCTGATGGAGCTGCAGGAGGCCGTGCGGTGGACGGAGATGATCAG GGCGTCCCGTGAGAGTCCTCCGATTCAAGAGAAAAAGAAGTCGACCATCTGGCAGTT CTTTGCACGTCTCTTCAGCTCATCGGCCAGCCCGCCGCCCGTCAAGCGGCCATACTACAGCGTCAACATCCACTACAAGTCGCCCTCGCCGGCGGGCTTCTCCCAGAGGCGCAGCCACACCATGTGTCAGATCTCCACCTCCAACCGCACCCTGGAGTTCTTCCCTGAAGA TGACTCGGCACTGTTGGCCCGCCGAGAGCAGCGGCGGGAACAGTACCGGCAGGTCCGCGAGCACATGCGGCGCGATGACGGCATCATGCAGGCCTGCGGCTGGAGCGTGCCGTCCCGCTTCAAACAG GCTGCTGGTCAGACGGACAGCGCTCAGGACAGCCCGCTGAAGAGACAACAG ACCACCAGTGAGAAAGAAGACAACCGCATGAAGAACGTTCCCGTACCGGTCTACTGCCGACCCCTGGTGGAGAAGGACCCGAATAGAAAG TTGTGGTGCGCGGCCGGGGTGGACCTGACCGGGTGGAGGGCCGGCAGCCAGGAGTCGGGTCCAGTCAAAACGGCCACCAACGGCGGCGACCCGCTGCATGCCGATGAGACGGAATCCGGCAGGAAGAGCAACCACAACTCCCCGGAGAAGAGGAAG TCCAAGGAGCTCCAGGAAACGGACACCATGAGCAGCCGCGTGTGGATTCTCACCAGCACGCACTCCGCCAGCAAGGTGGTGATCATCGACGCCAACCAGCCGGGCTCGCTGGTGGACCAGTTCAACGTCTGCAACGCGCACGTGCTCTGCATCTCCAGCGTGCCAG CTGCCAGCGACAGCGACTACCCGGCGGGCGAGATTGTGTTGGATCCGGGTGATGGTGGCGCAGGGGGAGGCGAGGACTCCGGCAGCGTGGAGGGTATGTTGGCTGGTATCACGCTAGTGGGTTGCGCCACTAACTGCAGTGTTGCCCGTAGCAACTGCTCCTCACGCACTGACACTCCCATAATGGACAAAGGACAAG cccccgccgccccccctgCCAATGGCAAGATTCACCCGGCCCAGTCCGCCGAGGAAGCCACGGAGGCCACCGAGGTTTCCGAGTCTACCGCCAGCCATGCGGAACTTGGAGCCGGACCTCCGGGACCGTTTATGGAGCATGTCTTTACCGACCCCCCGCCTCGCCCGGCAGATGGCGCTGACAG GGGTACTGGGCAGTCCAAAGAGGAGACGTCAGCGCCTCCGGAGACGGAGGACGGGGGCGACGAGGCCAAGAACTACACCAGCATGGCCCCCACCATGTGGCTCGGGGCGCAGAATGGCTG GCTTTACGTCCACTCGGCCGTCGGCAACTGGAAGAAGTGTCTGCACTCCATCAAACTCAAAGACTCGGTGCTCAGCCTTGT GCATGTCAAAGGTCGGGTGCTGGTGGCCCTCGCTGACGGGACCTTGGCCATATTCCACAGATCAGAGG ACGGCCAATGGGATTTGTCCAACTACCACCTGATGGACCTGGGCCGGCCTCATCACTCCATCCGCTGCATGGCCGTGGTCCACGATAAAGTCTGGTGCGGCTACAAGAACAAGATCCACGTCATCCAGCCTAAAAGCATGCAGATCGAG AAGTCCTTCGACGCCCACCCTCGCCGGGAGAGCCAGGTACGCCAGCTGGCTTGGATCGGCGACGGCGTGTGGGTCTCCATCCGGCTGGACTCCACGCTGCGGCTCTACCACGCCCACACCCACCAGCACCTGCAGGACGTGGACATCGAGCCCTACGTCAGCAAGATGCTCG GCACCGGCAAGCTGGGCTTCTCCTTTGTGCGAATCACCGCCCTCCTGATTGGCGGCAATCGCCTGTGGGTGGGGACCGGAAATGGCGTCATCATCTCCATCCCGCTAACCGAGA CGGTGGTCCTACACCGGGGACAGCTCCTGGGTTTGAGGG CCAATAAAGTGTCTCCGACGTCCTCCGGCGGGGTGATCCACGTGTACGGCGACGACGGCTCGGAGAAAAGCAACGGCAGCTTCATCCCATATTGCTCCATGGCACAGGCACAGCTTTGTTTCCACGGACACCGCGATGCCGTCAAGTTCTTTGTCTCCGTGCCCG GCAACGTACTGGCCACACTGAATGGCAGCGTGCTGGACAGCCCATCAGAGGGTCAAAGCTCCACGGCCCCCCAGGAGACGGAGGCCCAGAGTGTTCAAAACGTGTTGGTGCTGAGCGGAGGAGAGGGGTACATTGACTTCCGTATAG GGGACGGCGAGGATGAAGAGACGGAGGAAGGTGAGAGTAACGGCGCCTCGCAGGTCAAACCTACTTTGTGCAAAGCAGAGCGAAGTCACATCATCGTCTGGCAGGTGTCTTACGTACCCGAGTGA
- the mapk8ip3 gene encoding C-Jun-amino-terminal kinase-interacting protein 3 isoform X14, whose product MMELQIDEVVYQDDYGSGTVMSERVSGLANSIYREFERLIRSYDEEVVKELMPLVVNVLENLDAVLTENQEHEVELELLKEDNEQLITQYEREKALRKQAEEKFIEFEDALEAEKKDLQVQVEFLELQGKQLELKSKNYADQITRLEERESDMKKEYNALHQRHTEMIQTYVEHIERSKMQQTGSNSQSDGPGSGRTKAERPPSLSLYPSGEGMEDGSESDSVAATPSSTGSKSNTPTSSVPSATVTPINEGFLPPSEFDVMRTGNRGRKSGKRLSRNMEVQVSQETRNVSIGMGSSDEWSEFQEIIDSTPELDMCVDPRVYGGGNSPSQGIVNEAFGINTDSLYHEIKDAKSDIIGDVDAGAELLGEFSVRDDFFGMGKEVENLLTENKQLLETKNALNIVKNDLIAKVDELSSEHEVLREELEAVRQSKNKVDARVKELEEELRRLRAEALGASRDSKDEGSDDFSSPIQDGDMTMTQRRRFTRVEMARVLMERNQYKERLMELQEAVRWTEMIRASRESPPIQEKKKSTIWQFFARLFSSSASPPPVKRPYYSVNIHYKSPSPAGFSQRRSHTMCQISTSNRTLEFFPEELASNGVASLLSDSALLARREQRREQYRQVREHMRRDDGIMQACGWSVPSRFKQAAGQTDSAQDSPLKRQQTTSEKEDNRMKNVPVPVYCRPLVEKDPNRKLWCAAGVDLTGWRAGSQESGPVKTATNGGDPLHADETESGRKSNHNSPEKRKSKELQETDTMSSRVWILTSTHSASKVVIIDANQPGSLVDQFNVCNAHVLCISSVPAASDSDYPAGEIVLDPGDGGAGGGEDSGSVEGMLAGITLVGCATNCSVARSNCSSRTDTPIMDKGQAPAAPPANGKIHPAQSAEEATEATEVSESTASHAELGAGPPGPFMEHVFTDPPPRPADGADRGTGQSKEETSAPPETEDGGDEAKNYTSMAPTMWLGAQNGWLYVHSAVGNWKKCLHSIKLKDSVLSLVHVKGRVLVALADGTLAIFHRSEDGQWDLSNYHLMDLGRPHHSIRCMAVVHDKVWCGYKNKIHVIQPKSMQIEKSFDAHPRRESQVRQLAWIGDGVWVSIRLDSTLRLYHAHTHQHLQDVDIEPYVSKMLGTGKLGFSFVRITALLIGGNRLWVGTGNGVIISIPLTETVVLHRGQLLGLRANKVSPTSSGGVIHVYGDDGSEKSNGSFIPYCSMAQAQLCFHGHRDAVKFFVSVPGNVLATLNGSVLDSPSEGQSSTAPQETEAQSVQNVLVLSGGEGYIDFRIGDGEDEETEEGESNGASQVKPTLCKAERSHIIVWQVSYVPE is encoded by the exons ATGATGGAGCTGCAGATAGACGAGGTGGTCTACCAGGACGACTACGGCTCCGGCACCGTGATGTCGGAGCGGGTGTCGGGCCTGGCCAACAGCATCTACAGGGAGTTCGAGAGGCTGATACGCAGCTACGACGAGGAGGTGGTGAAGGAGCTGATGCCGCTTGTGGTCAACGTCCTGGAGAACCTGGACGCCGTGCTGACGGAGAACCAGGAGCACGAAGTGGAACTGGAGCTCCTGAAGGAGGACAACGAGCAGCTCATCACCCAGTACGAGAGGGAGAAAGCGCTGCGCAAGCAGGCGGAGGAG AAATTCATCGAGTTTGAAGATGCCTTGGAAGCAGAGAAGAAGGACCTTCAGGTCCAGGTGGAGTTTCTGGAGCTGCAAGGGAAACAGCTGGAGCTCAAGTCAAAGAACTATGCTGACCAAA ttaCGCGGTTGGAGGAAAGGGAGTCGGACATGAAGAAAGAGTACAACGCTCTGCACCAGCGCCACACTGAG ATGATCCAGACATACGTTGAGCATATCGAGCGCTCCAAAATGCAGCAGACGGGAAGCAACAGCCAATCAGATGGCCCCGGCAGTGGACGAAC CAAAGCGGAGCGCCCGCCATCGTTGAGCCTGTACCCCAGCGGCGAGGGCATG GAGGACGGCTCGGAGTCCGACTCTGTGGCGGCGACTCCCAGCAGCACCGGAAGCAAGTCCAACACGCCCACCTCCTCCGTCCCCTCGGCCACCGTCACCCCCATCAACGAAGGCTTCCTCCCGCCCTCCGAGTTTGACGTGATGCGGACCGGGAACCGAGGCAGGAAAAGCGGCAAGCGACTCAGCCGGAATATGGAAGTCCAGGTGTCCCAGGAAACCAGGAACGTCAGCATCG GCATGGGAAGCAGCGACGAGTGGTCCGAGTTTCAGGAGATTATCGATTCCACGCCTGAGTTGGACATGTGCGTGGACCCGCGTGTGTACGGAGGAGGAAACAG ccCCTCCCAAGGCATAGTGAACGAGGCCTTCGGCATTAACACAGACTCCCTCTACCACGAGATCAAAGATGCCAAGTCTGATATCATTGGAGATGTGGATGCGGGTGCAGAGCTGCTTG GCGAGTTCTCAG TCCGAGACGATTTCTTCG GGATGGGGAAGGAGGTGGAGAATCTGCTGACGGAGAACAAACAGCTCCTGGAGACCAA AAACGCACTCAACATCGTGAAAAACGACCTCATTGCCAAAGTGGACGAGCTGTCCAGTGAGCATGAAGTGTTGCGGGAGGAACTGGAGGCCGTCAGGCAGTCCAAGAACAAGGTGGACGCCCGAGTCAAAGAGCTGGAAGAAGAACTCAGGAG GCTGAGAGCGGAAGCTCTCGGAGCTTCCCGGGACTCCAAGGATGAAGGAAGCGATGAT TTCTCGTCACCGATACAAGATGGAGACATGACCATGACACAGCGGCGGCGGTTCACCCGCGTGGAGATGGCGCGGGTGCTGATGGAGAGGAACCAGTACAAAGAGAGGCTGATGGAGCTGCAGGAGGCCGTGCGGTGGACGGAGATGATCAG GGCGTCCCGTGAGAGTCCTCCGATTCAAGAGAAAAAGAAGTCGACCATCTGGCAGTT CTTTGCACGTCTCTTCAGCTCATCGGCCAGCCCGCCGCCCGTCAAGCGGCCATACTACAGCGTCAACATCCACTACAAGTCGCCCTCGCCGGCGGGCTTCTCCCAGAGGCGCAGCCACACCATGTGTCAGATCTCCACCTCCAACCGCACCCTGGAGTTCTTCCCTGAAGA ACTGGCCAGTAACGGTGTTGCGTCTCTCCTCAGTGACTCGGCACTGTTGGCCCGCCGAGAGCAGCGGCGGGAACAGTACCGGCAGGTCCGCGAGCACATGCGGCGCGATGACGGCATCATGCAGGCCTGCGGCTGGAGCGTGCCGTCCCGCTTCAAACAG GCTGCTGGTCAGACGGACAGCGCTCAGGACAGCCCGCTGAAGAGACAACAG ACCACCAGTGAGAAAGAAGACAACCGCATGAAGAACGTTCCCGTACCGGTCTACTGCCGACCCCTGGTGGAGAAGGACCCGAATAGAAAG TTGTGGTGCGCGGCCGGGGTGGACCTGACCGGGTGGAGGGCCGGCAGCCAGGAGTCGGGTCCAGTCAAAACGGCCACCAACGGCGGCGACCCGCTGCATGCCGATGAGACGGAATCCGGCAGGAAGAGCAACCACAACTCCCCGGAGAAGAGGAAG TCCAAGGAGCTCCAGGAAACGGACACCATGAGCAGCCGCGTGTGGATTCTCACCAGCACGCACTCCGCCAGCAAGGTGGTGATCATCGACGCCAACCAGCCGGGCTCGCTGGTGGACCAGTTCAACGTCTGCAACGCGCACGTGCTCTGCATCTCCAGCGTGCCAG CTGCCAGCGACAGCGACTACCCGGCGGGCGAGATTGTGTTGGATCCGGGTGATGGTGGCGCAGGGGGAGGCGAGGACTCCGGCAGCGTGGAGGGTATGTTGGCTGGTATCACGCTAGTGGGTTGCGCCACTAACTGCAGTGTTGCCCGTAGCAACTGCTCCTCACGCACTGACACTCCCATAATGGACAAAGGACAAG cccccgccgccccccctgCCAATGGCAAGATTCACCCGGCCCAGTCCGCCGAGGAAGCCACGGAGGCCACCGAGGTTTCCGAGTCTACCGCCAGCCATGCGGAACTTGGAGCCGGACCTCCGGGACCGTTTATGGAGCATGTCTTTACCGACCCCCCGCCTCGCCCGGCAGATGGCGCTGACAG GGGTACTGGGCAGTCCAAAGAGGAGACGTCAGCGCCTCCGGAGACGGAGGACGGGGGCGACGAGGCCAAGAACTACACCAGCATGGCCCCCACCATGTGGCTCGGGGCGCAGAATGGCTG GCTTTACGTCCACTCGGCCGTCGGCAACTGGAAGAAGTGTCTGCACTCCATCAAACTCAAAGACTCGGTGCTCAGCCTTGT GCATGTCAAAGGTCGGGTGCTGGTGGCCCTCGCTGACGGGACCTTGGCCATATTCCACAGATCAGAGG ACGGCCAATGGGATTTGTCCAACTACCACCTGATGGACCTGGGCCGGCCTCATCACTCCATCCGCTGCATGGCCGTGGTCCACGATAAAGTCTGGTGCGGCTACAAGAACAAGATCCACGTCATCCAGCCTAAAAGCATGCAGATCGAG AAGTCCTTCGACGCCCACCCTCGCCGGGAGAGCCAGGTACGCCAGCTGGCTTGGATCGGCGACGGCGTGTGGGTCTCCATCCGGCTGGACTCCACGCTGCGGCTCTACCACGCCCACACCCACCAGCACCTGCAGGACGTGGACATCGAGCCCTACGTCAGCAAGATGCTCG GCACCGGCAAGCTGGGCTTCTCCTTTGTGCGAATCACCGCCCTCCTGATTGGCGGCAATCGCCTGTGGGTGGGGACCGGAAATGGCGTCATCATCTCCATCCCGCTAACCGAGA CGGTGGTCCTACACCGGGGACAGCTCCTGGGTTTGAGGG CCAATAAAGTGTCTCCGACGTCCTCCGGCGGGGTGATCCACGTGTACGGCGACGACGGCTCGGAGAAAAGCAACGGCAGCTTCATCCCATATTGCTCCATGGCACAGGCACAGCTTTGTTTCCACGGACACCGCGATGCCGTCAAGTTCTTTGTCTCCGTGCCCG GCAACGTACTGGCCACACTGAATGGCAGCGTGCTGGACAGCCCATCAGAGGGTCAAAGCTCCACGGCCCCCCAGGAGACGGAGGCCCAGAGTGTTCAAAACGTGTTGGTGCTGAGCGGAGGAGAGGGGTACATTGACTTCCGTATAG GGGACGGCGAGGATGAAGAGACGGAGGAAGGTGAGAGTAACGGCGCCTCGCAGGTCAAACCTACTTTGTGCAAAGCAGAGCGAAGTCACATCATCGTCTGGCAGGTGTCTTACGTACCCGAGTGA